Below is a window of Candidatus Binatia bacterium DNA.
CCGGAGGCCGCGGATCGTTCGGGACGGCGTTCTTGTTCACGGTGATGCCGGCCGCATGGAGCGCGGTCTCGGCGTCGGCGCCGGAGAACCCGGCCTGCTTCAGGTCCACGAGGAGCAGGTGGTTGTCGGTTCCCCCGGTCACCAGCTGAAAGCCCCGCGCGGTGAGCTCGGCCGCGAGGGTCTTCGCGTTCTCCACGACCCGCTCGGCGTACGCGCGGAACTCCGGCGCCGCCGCTTCCTTCAGGCAGACCGCTTTCGCGGCGATCACGTGCATGAGCGGCCCCCCCTGCATGCCCGGGAAGACCGACTTGTCGATCGCTTTCGCGAACTCGGAGCGGCAGAGGATCATCCCGCTGCGCGGTCCCCGCAGGGTCTTGTGCGTCGTCGTCGTGACCGCGTCGGCGAACGGGACGGGGCTGGGATGCACGCCCGCGGCGACCAGTCCGGCGACGTGCGCCATGTCGAAGACGAAGCGCGCGCCGACCTCGTCGGCGATGGCCCGGAGCCGCGCGAAGTCGAAGAAGCGCGGATAGGCGCTCGCCCCCGCGACCAGCACCGCGGGACGGTGCTCGCGCGCGAGCCGCGCCGTCTGGTCGTAGTCGAGGAGGCCGGTCTCGGGCGACAGGCCGTACTGCACCGCCTTGAAGACGATGCCGGAGTAGCTGACCTTGTGCCCGTGCGTCAGGTGGCCGCCGTGCGCGAGCGCCATGCCCAGCAGCGTGGAGCCGGGCGCCATCAGCGCCATGTAGGTGGCGAAGTTGGCCTGCGCCCCGGCGTGCGCCTGCACGTTCACGTGCTCGGCGCCGAAGAGCGCCTTGGCCCGCTCGATGGCGAGCGTCTCGGCCACGTCCACGAACTCGCAGCCGCCGTAGTAGCGCTTCCCCGGATACCCCTCGGCGTACTTGTTCGTGAGGGGCGATCCCATCGCCTCGAGCACCGCCTCGCTCACGAAGTTCTCGGAAGCGATCAGCTCGACGGTGCTCTGCTGGCGCCGGACCTCCGCCCGGATCGCGGCGTCGATCTCGGGATCGACCGCGGCAAGCGGGCGCGCCGCCGCCGGGAGAGCGGACGGCGCGTCCGAAACCGGAGCGTCGGGAGTGCGCGGATTCATGATCGCGGCACGGGCGCGGGCGGGCGCGGTGCTAACGCGCCTTCTTCGCGGCCCGCTGCACCTTGGCGCGCGCTTCCACGGGGAAGAGCCAGCCGTGCCGGTCGCGCTCGCGTCCCTCGATGATGTCGAAGAACGCCTCTTGAAGCCGCCGCGTCACCGATCCGACGCGGCCGTTTCCGACCGGGAGCCGGTCCACCGATGTGATGGGCGTGATCTCGGCCGCGGTCCCGGTGAAGAAGACCTCGTCCGCGATGTAGAGCGTCTCGCGCGGGATCTGCTCCTCGCGGGTTTCGATCCCGAGATCCTTGGCGATCTCGAGGATGCTGTCGCGTGTGATGCCCGGCAGGATGGCGCTCGCGATGGTCGGGGTGCTCAGGACGCCGTTCTTGACGAGGAAGACGTTCTCGCCGCTCCCCTCGGCGACGAAGCCGAAGGAGTCGAGGGCGATCCCCTCTTCGTAGCCGTCCGTGACCGCCTCGAGCTTGATGAGCTGGCCGTTCATGTAGTTCGCGCCGGTCTTGGCCATGAACGGGAACGTGTCGGGCGCGGCGCGCCGCCACGAGGAGACCTTCACCGCGATGCCGGCCTCGAGCGCCTCGGCGCCGAGATACTTCCCCCAGTTCAACGTCGCGATCGCCACGTCCACCGGGACGCCGGTCGGATTCACGCCGAGCGTCTTGTGCCCGCGATAGACCACGGGGCGGATGTAGCAGGCGCCGCCGCCGTTCTTCTTGACCGTCTCCTTGGCGGCATCCATCAGCTCGCTGACGGAGTACGGGCAGTCGATCCGCGAGATCTTGCAGGAGTCGAGCAGGCGCTGCATGTGCCGGTCCAGCCGAAAGACCGCCGTCCCCTTCGGCGTGTCGTAGGCGCGGATCCCCTCGAACGTGCTCGAACCGTAGTGCACGACGTGCGAGAGGACGTGGATCTTCGCGTCCTCGTACGCCACGAACTTCCCGTTCATCCAGATGTAGCCTTGCGGCTCGCGAGACATCGCCCCTCCTTTAAACGGCCACGGCGTCCGGACGGACGCCGCCTATCGAACGCCTTCCCGCCGCTCGACGGCCTCCCGGATGACCGGGAGCCAGCGCAGCATGTGACTTCGAATCCGGTTGAATGTATCGACGTAATCATCAGGACCCCCATAGATTGGGTCCCTGACGCCGTCGTCTGCTCCCCCCTCGGCCCCGTGCTCGGACACCAGGTGGACCCGATCCGCAGAATCGGGCGCCAGGCTCTGGGCGGCGGAGACGTGGGCGGGCTCCATGGCGAGGACCAGATCGGCCTCGCGGACGAGCGCCGCCGTGAGCGGGCGGGAGCGGTGCTTCGTGAGATCGAGGCCACGTGAAGAGGCGGTCTGAATGGCGTATGCGGCGGCCGGGGCTCCCTCCCCCGCGCTCGACCCCGCCGACGATACGGTCACCCGTTCGGCGATGTCGGGCGGAAGGACGGAGCGGAGAATCGCTTCGCCCATCGGGCTACGGCAGGTGTTCCCGGTGCAGACGACGAGAACCTGGAACATGAGCCTCGCAATGTTGGAGAAAGAGCGTCGCGAAGCCCAGTCTAGGGGCCCCCCGAGGGGGCGTCAAGGGGCGCTTCCCGGCAGGGTCACCGCCCCCTGGCGCAGTACCGTAACCCGCTCTCCCTCCGCGCGTACCACCGTCGACGGAGCGCCCGAAAGAGGGCCCGAATCGACCACGAGCGCGACGCCGTCGGGAACGTCGTCGGGAGGGGGCGCCGTGGCTGCCGGCGCCGCCCCCGGAGCGTTCGCCGAGGTGGACACCACGAGTCCTCCGGCCGCCAGGATCACCTCGCGCAGGAAGGAGCTTCCCGGGCAGCGGAGCGCGACCGTTCCGCCCGGACCGAGCAGCGCCGCGGGGACGGAGGGACCGGCATCCAGCACGAGGGTGAGGGCTCCCGGCCACTGCGCGTGGATCAGCGAGGCGGCGGGCGCGGGGAGCGCGGCCATGAAGCGATAGGCGTCGCCGGGGCGCGCGACGAGTCCGATCCACCCCTTCCCCGGGCCGCGCGGCTTCAGCGACTCGAGGCGCGCGATGCCGGGCGCGCTGGCGGCGAGCGCGTGATACCCGTACAGGCCCTCGGCGGGAAGGATCGCGACGCCGCCCTCGCGGAGGGCCGCGCCGGCGCGCCGGACCGCTTCGTCCCGCGTCCCGTCGCTCAAGACGATCCGCTCGGCCAACGTGTCGCGTCCTGGGCTACAGCTTCTCGCCCCGCGCGAGCCGTTCCTTCAAGTCGTCCAGCTTGATCTGGAGCGCGGGATCGGCCAGGGCCAGGATCTGCGCCGCCAGCACCGCCGCGTTCTTCGCCCCCGCCGAGCCGATCGCCACGGTCGCGACCGGAACCCCCGCGGGCATCTGGACGGTGGAGAGGAGCGCATCCGCGCCCCCCAGGGGCGAGCCACCGAGCGGCACGCCGATCACGGGGCGCGTCGTGTGCGCCGCGACCGCGCCGGCGAGATGGTTCGCCATCCCCGCCGCCGCGATGAACACGTGGACGCCGCGCGCGGGTCCTCCGCGCACCAGCTCGCGCACGCGGTCGGGGCTCCGATGCGCCGAGGCCTGCTCCAGCTCGTTCGGAATGCCGAGCCGGTCGAGCACCTTGACCGCTTCCTCCAGCGTGGAGCGGTCCGACTCGCTCCCGATCAGGATCATCACCCGGGGCGCGCTCACGACGCGGTCCCCGCTTCGAGCGGATTGGCGGCGATGTCCTTCCGGTAGCGCATCCCCGCGAACCCGATCCGCGCCACCGCGCCGTAGGCGGCATCGCGGGCGCGCTCGAGCGTCTCGGAGCGCGCGGTGATGCCGACGACGCGCCCGCCGGCCGTGACCCAGCGGTCCCCGCGGCGGTCCACGCCCGCGTGGAAGATCGAGAGGCCGTGCGGCCAGGGGCCCTCGAGACCCTCGATCGGGACGCCCGACTCCGAGCGCTCGGGATAGCCGCGCGAGGCGAGCACGACACAGACGGCGGCGCCTTCGTGCGCGACGAACGTGGCGTGCCGCTCGGCGGGAAGCGCTCCGCGGGCGGCGGCGCGGAAGAGCGGAAAGGGATCTTCGGTCAGCAGCGGAAGCACGACCTGCGCCTCGGGATCGCCGAAGCGCGC
It encodes the following:
- a CDS encoding branched-chain amino acid transaminase: MSREPQGYIWMNGKFVAYEDAKIHVLSHVVHYGSSTFEGIRAYDTPKGTAVFRLDRHMQRLLDSCKISRIDCPYSVSELMDAAKETVKKNGGGACYIRPVVYRGHKTLGVNPTGVPVDVAIATLNWGKYLGAEALEAGIAVKVSSWRRAAPDTFPFMAKTGANYMNGQLIKLEAVTDGYEEGIALDSFGFVAEGSGENVFLVKNGVLSTPTIASAILPGITRDSILEIAKDLGIETREEQIPRETLYIADEVFFTGTAAEITPITSVDRLPVGNGRVGSVTRRLQEAFFDIIEGRERDRHGWLFPVEARAKVQRAAKKAR
- the purE gene encoding 5-(carboxyamino)imidazole ribonucleotide mutase: MSAPRVMILIGSESDRSTLEEAVKVLDRLGIPNELEQASAHRSPDRVRELVRGGPARGVHVFIAAAGMANHLAGAVAAHTTRPVIGVPLGGSPLGGADALLSTVQMPAGVPVATVAIGSAGAKNAAVLAAQILALADPALQIKLDDLKERLARGEKL
- a CDS encoding Sua5/YciO/YrdC/YwlC family protein, with the protein product MAERIVLSDGTRDEAVRRAGAALREGGVAILPAEGLYGYHALAASAPGIARLESLKPRGPGKGWIGLVARPGDAYRFMAALPAPAASLIHAQWPGALTLVLDAGPSVPAALLGPGGTVALRCPGSSFLREVILAAGGLVVSTSANAPGAAPAATAPPPDDVPDGVALVVDSGPLSGAPSTVVRAEGERVTVLRQGAVTLPGSAP
- the glyA gene encoding serine hydroxymethyltransferase; protein product: MNPRTPDAPVSDAPSALPAAARPLAAVDPEIDAAIRAEVRRQQSTVELIASENFVSEAVLEAMGSPLTNKYAEGYPGKRYYGGCEFVDVAETLAIERAKALFGAEHVNVQAHAGAQANFATYMALMAPGSTLLGMALAHGGHLTHGHKVSYSGIVFKAVQYGLSPETGLLDYDQTARLAREHRPAVLVAGASAYPRFFDFARLRAIADEVGARFVFDMAHVAGLVAAGVHPSPVPFADAVTTTTHKTLRGPRSGMILCRSEFAKAIDKSVFPGMQGGPLMHVIAAKAVCLKEAAAPEFRAYAERVVENAKTLAAELTARGFQLVTGGTDNHLLLVDLKQAGFSGADAETALHAAGITVNKNAVPNDPRPPAVTSGIRIGTPAVTTRGFGVAEMRRLAAWIDEAIQKRAEPASLAKIRADVEALCAAFPLYPRRAA
- a CDS encoding low molecular weight protein arginine phosphatase, translated to MFQVLVVCTGNTCRSPMGEAILRSVLPPDIAERVTVSSAGSSAGEGAPAAAYAIQTASSRGLDLTKHRSRPLTAALVREADLVLAMEPAHVSAAQSLAPDSADRVHLVSEHGAEGGADDGVRDPIYGGPDDYVDTFNRIRSHMLRWLPVIREAVERREGVR